The DNA segment AATAAAACGAGTGATCAAACTGTTTTTTCAAATATTATTCGCATGGTGGAAGAAGCACAAAAAAGACCCTCGAAAATCTCAAAAATTATTGATCGATTTGAAACGAAATATGTAATTGCTGTTCTAATTATTGTACCCATTTTTATTGTTATCCTCTATACTATTAATGGATTTAGCTTTCAAGAAGCTTTTTACCGAGGAATGGTTTTACTAACCGTTGCTAGCCCATGTGCTTTGGTCGCTTCTGCTACACCAGCAACCCTTAGTGCCATAAGCAATGGGGCAAAAAATGGGGTACTAGTTAAAGGTGGGGCAGCGATGGAATCTTTGAACACGATGGATATTTTGTATAGTGATAAAACAGGGACATTGACACTTGGTGATTTCACAGTATTAGATTATGAAGTTCCAGATGATGTTCTTAATGAAGTAATCTATATGGAACAACAATCTAATCATCCTATAGCCAATGCGATTGTTGCAGCTTTCAAAGATAGAACCTTTAAAGACGTTGATACTACAGAACCTGTGGAAGAAATAGCTGGATCAGGTGTTAGAAAAGGAACAATCACAATAGGCAAACCAAGCGATTTTTGTGAGTACTCTGATAAAAATCATTATCTTGATAAATTAACAGAAGAAAATACGACTATTATTGTAGCAAAGGGCACAGAAATTGTTGGATATATTTCTCTTTCTGACCAAATACGATATGAAGCAATAAAAGCAGTAGCAGGTTTTCAAAAAGCAGGCGTTCAAGTATTGCTATTAACTGGTGATAATGAAAAAGTAGCTTCAAAAGTTGCTAAAGAAGTCAAAATAAATGACTATGTAGCAAACTGTCTGCCAGAAGATAAAATCAATTACATTTTAAAAAGCCAGCAAGATAAAAAGGTAGTTGGAATGGTTGGAGACGGAATCAATGATGCACCAGCATTAGCGAATGCTGATATTGGTATTGCTATGGGTAGCGGCTCCTCAGTAGCAATAGAATCTGCTGATATCGTAATCGTAAAAAATGATTTAGCTAAATTACTTTACACTTATCATTTAAGTAGACGATTAAACCGTATTATTAAGCAAAATATTATCTTTTCAATCAGTGTCATTGTCATTTTGATTTTCTTAAATCTTTTAGGGTATTTAGATTTACCATTAGGTGTTGTTTTCCATGAAAGTTCAACAATTTTAGTTATCTTGAACGGACTACGCTTATTGCAAAAGGAGAAAAAGTGAAGCCTAATCAAAATAAAAAAACAGAACTCCAAATTAATGGCGTTCTGTTTTTTGCGTTCCTTTGAAATAAAATG comes from the Carnobacterium sp. 17-4 genome and includes:
- a CDS encoding heavy metal translocating P-type ATPase, coding for MLKFLSNTRSGQFLMIGIFFTISGFVLNSLGGFYSQFSFYFAILFLGFFSAKKALIETIHSKAPNVDLLMILAALGACLISYESEGAILLLIFAGSEALESYATNKSKSAISELMSHVPAVAQLLKKNGEVVEVPTNTLKVGDTVVISKGAQIPIDGYTDRKTQINEASLTGESLPVEKENGDEVFSGTFNEGNAFHLKVNKTSDQTVFSNIIRMVEEAQKRPSKISKIIDRFETKYVIAVLIIVPIFIVILYTINGFSFQEAFYRGMVLLTVASPCALVASATPATLSAISNGAKNGVLVKGGAAMESLNTMDILYSDKTGTLTLGDFTVLDYEVPDDVLNEVIYMEQQSNHPIANAIVAAFKDRTFKDVDTTEPVEEIAGSGVRKGTITIGKPSDFCEYSDKNHYLDKLTEENTTIIVAKGTEIVGYISLSDQIRYEAIKAVAGFQKAGVQVLLLTGDNEKVASKVAKEVKINDYVANCLPEDKINYILKSQQDKKVVGMVGDGINDAPALANADIGIAMGSGSSVAIESADIVIVKNDLAKLLYTYHLSRRLNRIIKQNIIFSISVIVILIFLNLLGYLDLPLGVVFHESSTILVILNGLRLLQKEKK